One part of the Polycyclovorans algicola TG408 genome encodes these proteins:
- the rplA gene encoding 50S ribosomal protein L1, which yields MAKISKRQKALVGKVDAAKVYSLDEAVTLLKDVATAKFTESVDMSVNLGIDARKSDQNVRGSTVLPHGNGKTVRVAVFTQGAKAEEAKAAGADEVGMEDLAQKMKDGDLNFGVVIASPDAMRVVGSLGQVLGPRGLMPNPKTGTVTPDVVTAVKNAKSGQARFRTDKAGIVHCAIGSAGFDKDKIVENLAAVVRDLRKAKPATSKGVYIKKVTLSTTMGPGIRVDVSSLPE from the coding sequence ATGGCAAAAATCAGCAAACGTCAGAAGGCACTCGTTGGCAAGGTTGACGCCGCCAAGGTCTATTCCCTGGATGAAGCGGTGACCCTGCTCAAGGACGTTGCCACGGCCAAGTTCACCGAATCGGTGGACATGTCGGTCAACCTCGGCATTGATGCCCGCAAGTCCGACCAGAACGTTCGTGGCTCCACCGTGCTGCCGCACGGTAACGGTAAAACCGTACGCGTCGCCGTGTTCACCCAGGGCGCTAAGGCCGAAGAAGCCAAGGCGGCCGGTGCCGACGAAGTGGGCATGGAAGACCTCGCCCAGAAAATGAAGGACGGCGACCTGAACTTCGGTGTCGTCATTGCATCGCCGGACGCCATGCGCGTGGTTGGCAGCTTGGGCCAGGTGCTCGGTCCGCGCGGCCTGATGCCCAACCCCAAGACCGGCACCGTCACCCCCGACGTGGTCACGGCGGTCAAGAATGCCAAGTCGGGTCAGGCGCGTTTCCGCACCGACAAGGCCGGCATCGTCCATTGCGCCATCGGCTCGGCCGGTTTCGACAAGGACAAGATCGTCGAAAACCTCGCGGCTGTCGTGCGTGACTTGCGCAAGGCCAAGCCGGCAACGTCAAAGGGCGTTTACATCAAGAAAGTGACCCTGTCGACGACCATGGGTCCCGGCATCCGCGTCGACGTGTCGTCGCTGCCGGAATGA
- the rpoB gene encoding DNA-directed RNA polymerase subunit beta, with translation MAYSLTEKKRIRKDFSKLTETLEIPFLLATQIDSYRKFLQADTPPSKRKDSGLQASFKSVFPMVSYNNAAALEFVKYRLDEPVFEEKECRVRGMTYAAPLKVTVRLVIFDRESKEKRIKDVREQEVYLGEMPLMTDHGTFITNGTERVIVSQLHRSPGVFFDHDKGKTHSSGKLLYSARIIPYRGSWLDFEFDPKDNVFARIDRRRKLPVTIVLRALGYNNEEMLAMFHEESVFKLQNDGATFDFVPERLKGEKAQFDITHDGKILVDQGKLITARHIKLIEQAGLKVLDVPDAYLVGRIVARNLVDAETGEIIAAANVELDEELLAKLRAASITELPVLYVNDVDKGPYISTTLNIDPTRTKLEALVEIYRMMRPGEPPTKDAAETLFNTMFASPDKYDLSAVGRMKFNRRLRREDVEGPAVVYDGKLFSSFNDEFSKKLVATYGPDHSDIVEVIREIIAIRNGEQQTDDIDHLGNRRIRAVGEMTENVFRTGLVRVERAVRERLALAEADNLFPQDLINAKPVAAAIKEFFGSSQLSQFMDQNNPLSEITHKRRVSALGPGGLTRERAGFEVRDVHPTHYGRVCPIETPEGPNIGLINSLACYARTNDYGFLETAYRKVNDGKVTEEVEYLSAIEEGRYVIAQANSVLDDKKQFVADLVAVRFQNEFTMMSPDKVQYMDVSPRQIVSVAAALIPFLEHDDANRALMGSNMQRQAVPTLKTEKPLIGTGMERRVAVDSGNALTAKRGGVVDKVDASRIVIRVHDEETVAGEAGVDIYGLVKYTRSNQNTCINQKPVVKPGDVVARGDVVADGPSTDLGELALGQNMLIAFMPWNGYNFEDSILISERVVEEDRLTTIHIEEMTCVARETKLGTEEITADIPNVNESALRKLDESGIVYIGAEVKAGDILCGKVTPKGETQLTPEEKLLRAIFGEKASDVKDTSLRVPAGMDGTVIDVRVFTRDGVAKDARALSIEEAELAEVRKDLNDQQRIFEDDIYDRLAKLLDGQVADGGPNKLKKGATVDADYLTSVERDKWFEIRLRDESAQGQLEAAAKQLKDQRSFFDKRYDDKKRKITAGDELSPGVLKMVKVYLAVRRRIQPGDKMAGRHGNKGVISQIVPVEDMPHMADGTPVDIVLNPLGVPSRMNIGQLLEVHLGFAAKGLGRKIDGMLQSQRAVAEIRSFLEKVYNSGRGLREVKLDSFSDAEVLTLAGNLVDGVPMATPVFDGADEAEIRELLELADLPVSGQVDLVDGRTGENFSRQVTVGYMYMLKLNHLVDDKMHARSTGPYSLVTQQPLGGKAQFGGQRFGEMEVWALEAYGAAYTLQEMLTVKSDDTTGRTRMYKSIVDGDHRMHAGMPESFNVLVKEIRSIGLNIELEQNS, from the coding sequence ATGGCCTACTCGTTGACCGAGAAAAAGCGCATCCGCAAGGATTTCAGCAAGCTGACCGAGACGCTGGAAATTCCTTTCCTGCTCGCCACGCAGATTGATTCGTATCGGAAGTTTCTGCAAGCCGATACCCCGCCGTCCAAGCGCAAGGACAGCGGTCTGCAGGCATCCTTCAAGTCGGTTTTCCCGATGGTGTCGTACAACAACGCTGCGGCGTTGGAGTTCGTCAAATACCGTCTCGACGAGCCGGTCTTCGAAGAAAAGGAATGTCGCGTTCGCGGCATGACCTATGCGGCGCCGCTGAAGGTGACGGTGCGCTTGGTGATCTTTGATCGTGAATCGAAAGAAAAGCGCATCAAGGATGTACGCGAGCAGGAGGTTTATCTGGGCGAGATGCCGCTGATGACCGACCACGGCACGTTCATCACCAACGGCACCGAGCGTGTCATCGTCAGCCAGTTACACCGCTCGCCCGGTGTCTTTTTTGACCACGACAAGGGCAAAACGCACAGCTCCGGCAAGCTGCTGTATTCGGCGCGCATCATTCCGTACCGCGGCTCTTGGCTCGATTTCGAGTTCGACCCCAAGGACAACGTCTTCGCCCGTATCGACCGTCGCCGCAAGCTGCCGGTCACCATCGTGCTGCGCGCGCTGGGCTACAACAACGAAGAAATGCTGGCGATGTTCCACGAAGAGAGCGTCTTCAAGCTGCAGAACGACGGCGCCACCTTCGACTTCGTGCCCGAGCGCCTGAAGGGCGAAAAGGCACAGTTCGACATCACCCATGACGGCAAGATTCTGGTCGATCAGGGCAAGCTGATCACCGCACGCCACATCAAGCTCATCGAGCAAGCCGGCCTCAAGGTGCTCGATGTGCCGGACGCCTATCTGGTTGGCCGTATCGTCGCCCGTAATCTTGTTGACGCCGAGACCGGCGAGATCATTGCCGCCGCCAACGTCGAGCTCGACGAGGAGCTGCTGGCCAAGCTGCGCGCTGCGAGCATCACCGAACTGCCGGTGCTTTACGTCAATGACGTGGACAAAGGGCCGTACATCAGCACCACGCTGAACATCGACCCAACCCGCACCAAGCTGGAAGCGCTGGTCGAGATCTACCGCATGATGCGTCCCGGCGAACCGCCGACCAAAGACGCTGCCGAAACGCTGTTCAACACCATGTTTGCCAGCCCCGACAAGTACGACCTGTCGGCGGTGGGCCGCATGAAGTTCAACCGCCGCCTGCGCCGTGAAGATGTCGAAGGCCCGGCAGTGGTTTACGACGGCAAGCTGTTCAGCAGCTTCAACGACGAGTTCAGCAAGAAACTGGTCGCCACCTATGGCCCGGATCACTCCGACATCGTCGAAGTCATTCGCGAAATTATCGCCATCCGCAATGGCGAGCAGCAGACCGACGACATCGATCACCTCGGCAACCGCCGCATCCGTGCCGTCGGTGAGATGACCGAAAACGTCTTCCGCACCGGTCTGGTGCGCGTCGAGCGCGCGGTGCGTGAACGCCTGGCGTTGGCCGAGGCCGACAACCTGTTCCCGCAGGACCTGATCAACGCCAAGCCGGTGGCCGCCGCGATCAAGGAGTTCTTCGGCTCCAGCCAGCTGTCGCAGTTCATGGACCAGAACAACCCGCTCTCCGAGATCACCCACAAGCGTCGCGTTTCGGCACTTGGGCCGGGCGGTTTGACGCGTGAGCGCGCGGGCTTCGAAGTCCGTGACGTGCACCCCACGCACTATGGTCGTGTCTGCCCCATTGAAACGCCTGAAGGCCCGAACATCGGTCTGATCAACTCGCTGGCCTGCTACGCCCGCACCAACGATTACGGTTTCCTCGAAACCGCGTATCGCAAGGTCAACGACGGCAAGGTCACCGAAGAGGTCGAGTACCTGTCGGCGATTGAAGAAGGCCGTTACGTCATCGCCCAGGCCAACTCGGTGCTGGATGACAAAAAGCAGTTCGTTGCCGACCTCGTCGCCGTGCGTTTCCAGAACGAGTTCACGATGATGTCGCCCGACAAGGTCCAGTACATGGACGTGTCACCGCGCCAGATCGTGTCGGTGGCTGCGGCGCTGATCCCGTTCCTGGAACACGATGACGCCAACCGCGCCCTCATGGGCTCGAACATGCAGCGTCAGGCGGTGCCGACCTTGAAGACCGAAAAGCCGTTGATCGGCACCGGCATGGAACGCCGCGTTGCGGTCGACTCCGGCAACGCCCTCACTGCCAAGCGCGGCGGCGTGGTCGACAAGGTTGATGCCTCACGTATCGTCATCCGTGTTCACGACGAAGAAACCGTGGCGGGTGAAGCGGGCGTGGACATCTATGGTCTCGTCAAATACACCCGCTCGAACCAGAACACCTGCATCAACCAGAAACCGGTCGTCAAGCCCGGTGACGTGGTGGCGCGCGGTGACGTGGTGGCAGATGGTCCGTCAACCGATCTCGGTGAACTGGCGCTGGGGCAGAACATGCTCATCGCCTTCATGCCCTGGAACGGCTACAACTTTGAAGACTCGATTCTCATTTCCGAGCGGGTCGTTGAAGAAGACCGCCTGACCACGATTCACATCGAGGAAATGACCTGTGTGGCCCGCGAAACCAAGCTGGGCACCGAGGAAATCACCGCCGACATTCCCAACGTCAACGAGAGCGCGCTGCGCAAGCTCGACGAGTCGGGCATCGTCTACATCGGCGCCGAAGTGAAAGCCGGTGACATCCTCTGCGGCAAGGTCACGCCCAAGGGCGAGACCCAGCTCACGCCGGAAGAAAAGCTGTTGCGCGCCATCTTCGGTGAGAAGGCCAGCGACGTGAAGGACACGTCCCTGCGCGTACCCGCCGGGATGGACGGTACGGTGATCGACGTGCGCGTCTTCACCCGCGACGGCGTGGCCAAGGATGCCCGTGCGCTGTCCATCGAAGAGGCCGAGCTGGCCGAGGTCCGCAAGGACTTGAACGACCAGCAACGCATCTTTGAAGACGACATCTATGATCGTCTGGCCAAGCTGCTCGACGGTCAGGTCGCCGATGGCGGCCCCAACAAGCTGAAGAAGGGCGCGACGGTCGATGCCGACTATCTCACCAGCGTCGAGCGTGACAAGTGGTTTGAAATTCGCCTGCGTGACGAGTCGGCCCAGGGCCAGCTTGAAGCCGCTGCCAAGCAGCTCAAGGACCAGCGCTCGTTCTTCGACAAGCGCTACGACGACAAGAAACGCAAGATCACCGCCGGTGACGAGCTGTCGCCGGGTGTGTTGAAAATGGTCAAGGTGTATCTGGCCGTGCGTCGCCGCATTCAGCCGGGTGACAAGATGGCCGGCCGTCACGGCAACAAGGGCGTGATCTCGCAGATCGTGCCGGTCGAAGACATGCCGCACATGGCCGATGGTACCCCCGTCGATATCGTGCTCAACCCGCTGGGCGTGCCGTCGCGCATGAACATCGGTCAGCTGTTGGAAGTGCACCTGGGCTTCGCCGCCAAGGGGCTGGGCCGCAAGATCGACGGCATGCTGCAGTCGCAGCGTGCCGTGGCCGAGATTCGCAGCTTCCTCGAGAAGGTCTACAACTCGGGTCGTGGTCTGCGCGAGGTCAAGCTCGACAGCTTCAGCGATGCCGAGGTGTTGACCTTGGCCGGCAACCTGGTCGACGGGGTGCCGATGGCCACGCCGGTGTTCGACGGCGCCGACGAAGCCGAGATTCGCGAGCTGCTGGAATTGGCCGATCTGCCCGTCAGCGGCCAGGTCGACCTCGTCGACGGCCGAACTGGCGAGAACTTCTCGCGGCAGGTCACGGTCGGCTACATGTACATGCTCAAGCTCAACCACCTGGTCGACGACAAGATGCACGCGCGCTCGACCGGTCCGTACTCGCTGGTCACGCAGCAGCCGCTGGGTGGCAAGGCGCAGTTCGGTGGTCAGCGCTTCGGCGAAATGGAAGTCTGGGCGCTGGAAGCCTACGGTGCGGCCTACACCCTGCAGGAAATGCTGACGGTGAAGTCCGACGACACCACCGGCCGCACCCGCATGTACAAATCGATTGTCGACGGTGACCACCGCATGCACGCCGGGATGCCCGAGTCGTTCAACGTGTTGGTCAAGGAAATCCGTTCCATCGGCCTCAACATCGAACTGGAGCAGAACTCGTGA
- the rplL gene encoding 50S ribosomal protein L7/L12, with translation MATKEEILDAIGNMSVLDVVDLVKMMEEKFGVSAAAPVAAAAGPAAAAAVVEEQTEFNVILAGIDPAKKVSVIKVVREITGLGLKEAKDLVEGAPQTVKEGADKATSDDLKKKIEEAGGKVELK, from the coding sequence ATGGCAACGAAAGAAGAGATTCTCGACGCAATCGGCAACATGTCCGTGCTGGACGTGGTTGACCTCGTCAAGATGATGGAAGAGAAGTTTGGCGTGTCGGCTGCTGCCCCCGTGGCTGCTGCTGCTGGCCCGGCCGCTGCAGCTGCAGTGGTTGAAGAGCAGACCGAGTTCAACGTGATTCTGGCCGGCATTGACCCCGCCAAGAAGGTTTCGGTGATCAAGGTCGTTCGTGAAATCACCGGTCTGGGCCTCAAAGAAGCCAAGGACCTGGTTGAAGGCGCGCCGCAGACCGTCAAAGAAGGCGCCGACAAGGCCACTTCTGACGATCTGAAGAAGAAGATTGAAGAAGCCGGCGGCAAGGTCGAGCTGAAGTAA
- the rplJ gene encoding 50S ribosomal protein L10 gives MALRLHDKKALVAEVNEIAQKALSAVAAEYRGLTAVKFDALRAKAREQNIYLHVVKNSLAQRAVAGTEFECLTPKLVGPLVLGFSLEDPGAVGRVIKDFAKDNDKLVVKAIAVGGTLYGAEDLDRLATLPTKEQAIAQLLGMLNAPISTFVRTLAEPAAKVTRAVKAVADSRG, from the coding sequence ATGGCACTCAGACTGCATGACAAGAAAGCCCTGGTTGCGGAAGTCAATGAAATTGCCCAGAAGGCCCTGTCCGCGGTTGCAGCGGAATATCGGGGACTGACGGCGGTCAAGTTTGATGCGCTGCGTGCCAAGGCACGGGAACAGAACATCTACCTGCACGTGGTCAAGAACTCTCTGGCCCAGCGCGCGGTTGCCGGCACCGAATTCGAGTGCCTGACGCCCAAGCTGGTGGGGCCGCTGGTGCTGGGATTCTCGCTAGAGGATCCGGGTGCCGTGGGCCGCGTGATCAAAGACTTCGCGAAAGACAACGACAAGCTCGTGGTCAAGGCGATTGCGGTTGGCGGCACCCTTTACGGTGCTGAAGACCTCGACCGTTTGGCCACGTTGCCGACCAAGGAACAGGCGATTGCCCAGCTGCTCGGGATGCTCAATGCACCCATCAGCACCTTCGTTCGCACGCTTGCCGAACCTGCTGCCAAGGTCACCCGCGCAGTCAAGGCCGTGGCCGACTCACGCGGCTAG
- the nusG gene encoding transcription termination/antitermination protein NusG, producing MTMRWYVVQAYSQYENSVMKALRERIARNGLEALFGDILVPTEEVVEIKDGVKRMTERKFFPGYVLVQMDMNEESWHLVKSTPKVLGFIGGTPDKPQAISDREAEKILNRVTESVEKPRPKTLFDPGESVRVKEGPFADFSGVVEEVNYEKSRLRVAVLIFGRSTPVELEFSQVEKG from the coding sequence TGAAGGCGCTGCGTGAGCGCATTGCGCGCAACGGCCTAGAGGCCTTGTTTGGCGACATCCTGGTGCCGACCGAAGAGGTCGTTGAAATCAAGGACGGCGTCAAGCGCATGACCGAGCGGAAGTTTTTCCCCGGTTACGTGCTGGTGCAGATGGACATGAACGAGGAAAGCTGGCACCTCGTCAAATCCACGCCCAAGGTGCTGGGCTTTATCGGCGGCACGCCGGACAAGCCGCAGGCGATCTCTGACCGTGAGGCCGAGAAAATCCTCAACCGGGTCACCGAATCGGTCGAAAAGCCGCGTCCGAAGACGTTGTTCGATCCGGGCGAGTCAGTACGCGTCAAGGAAGGCCCGTTTGCCGACTTCAGCGGCGTGGTCGAAGAAGTCAATTACGAGAAGTCGCGCCTGCGGGTGGCGGTGCTCATCTTCGGGCGGTCAACGCCCGTCGAGCTGGAATTCTCGCAGGTCGAGAAAGGGTGA
- the rplK gene encoding 50S ribosomal protein L11 — translation MAKKVSAYIKLQIPAGKANPAPPVGPALGQNGVNIMEFCKQFNAATQKLEPGLPTPVVITVYSDRSFTFITKTPPASTLIKKAAGLTSGSSNPNTKKVGTITQAQVEEIAKQKMPDLNAGSLETACLMIAGSARSMGVEVEG, via the coding sequence ATGGCAAAGAAAGTATCGGCCTACATCAAGCTGCAGATTCCTGCAGGCAAGGCCAACCCGGCGCCGCCGGTCGGTCCGGCGCTCGGTCAGAACGGCGTGAACATTATGGAATTCTGCAAGCAGTTCAATGCGGCCACGCAGAAGCTGGAGCCGGGCCTGCCGACGCCGGTGGTCATCACGGTCTATTCCGACCGTTCCTTCACCTTCATCACCAAGACGCCGCCGGCGTCAACGCTGATCAAGAAGGCTGCGGGCCTGACCTCGGGCAGCTCCAACCCGAACACCAAGAAGGTCGGCACCATCACGCAGGCGCAGGTTGAAGAAATCGCCAAGCAGAAAATGCCGGACCTCAACGCGGGCTCGCTGGAAACGGCGTGCCTGATGATCGCGGGCTCCGCCCGTTCCATGGGTGTCGAGGTCGAGGGCTAA